A section of the Aminiphilus circumscriptus DSM 16581 genome encodes:
- a CDS encoding methyl-accepting chemotaxis protein, with product MKRSLLAKLLLPLGILVVLFVASLSVTFFVTSGQARDGVVINLAGRQRMLSQKMAKDAYLYLLTSDASVLAELDRSATAFDRTLKALAEGGDAPLDLKGTLLVALPVPSPKAAAALGAVRSLWNPFRDILGSLRNAASSGSGKDTLEAIRRAEPEILRAMDGAVSVFQAEAETKVVLLERSQELALVIAVAVALLCVFFYLRAILAPTRSMLRLMESFASSGGDLTRRLPVRTNDEIGRLGGAFNVFVEFLRSSFWRFSKGVQQFLAIFYSVNSSLDAFSEEFGEVRERTVVGAGAVQKITGAVQQQYASSEEIASTAQSLARIAEELNGAVSEVARDAEGGEAALGATIATITSIRENVSGVSERAVSLAEQAKVINSVVQAITGIAEQTNLLALNAAIEAARAGDAGRGFAVVAEEVRTLAEESRKAAARIGENLSTLMKGVAGTSGDIQGMAREMERVGAQISGVVHSISAILRRMAGVNEASQSVAAGAEELSASSQEMASGAESVSQFALELGAVIGSVEKSVLRLGDSVVLLRKQIADGAETGRSVLDVLSHFSITTCEEFTEICRIAIDGHAAWMQRLDDYIRGGLWNLETDPTRCRFGIFLAVTDTPPAVAAEWGEIRRLHDELHHLGHAVRDAGRSGKTEQLEELHRKARTISEALTRKLEDVIRRCGERNAGAAPLEALPSGR from the coding sequence ATGAAAAGAAGTCTGCTGGCAAAGCTCCTCCTTCCACTGGGAATCCTCGTGGTGCTTTTCGTCGCGTCCCTGTCGGTGACGTTTTTCGTCACCTCCGGGCAGGCACGGGACGGCGTCGTGATCAATCTGGCGGGACGTCAGCGCATGCTCTCTCAGAAGATGGCCAAGGATGCCTACCTGTATCTGCTCACCTCAGATGCGTCGGTTCTCGCAGAGCTGGACCGGTCCGCCACCGCCTTCGACAGGACCCTGAAGGCACTCGCCGAGGGAGGGGACGCGCCGCTGGATCTGAAGGGCACGCTCCTGGTTGCGCTTCCCGTTCCCTCGCCGAAGGCGGCGGCGGCGCTGGGAGCGGTGCGTTCCCTCTGGAACCCTTTCAGGGACATTCTCGGTTCCCTTCGGAATGCGGCTTCGTCCGGTTCCGGAAAAGACACCCTTGAGGCTATCCGCAGGGCGGAACCGGAAATTTTGAGGGCCATGGACGGTGCCGTGTCGGTTTTCCAGGCGGAGGCAGAGACGAAGGTCGTTCTTCTCGAACGGTCCCAGGAGCTGGCGCTCGTCATCGCCGTCGCGGTGGCCCTGCTCTGCGTGTTCTTTTATCTGCGGGCTATTTTGGCGCCAACGCGAAGCATGCTCCGACTCATGGAGAGCTTCGCCAGTTCGGGAGGCGATCTCACCCGACGCCTTCCCGTGCGGACCAACGACGAAATTGGCCGCCTCGGAGGCGCCTTCAACGTCTTCGTGGAGTTTCTCCGCAGTTCCTTCTGGCGTTTCTCCAAGGGGGTGCAGCAGTTCCTCGCCATCTTCTACAGCGTCAACAGCTCCCTCGATGCCTTCAGCGAGGAATTCGGCGAGGTGAGGGAGCGTACGGTCGTGGGCGCCGGAGCGGTGCAGAAAATCACCGGGGCGGTACAGCAGCAGTATGCCAGCTCCGAGGAGATCGCCTCCACGGCCCAGTCCCTGGCGCGTATCGCCGAGGAACTGAACGGCGCCGTTTCCGAGGTGGCCCGGGATGCGGAGGGGGGCGAGGCGGCCCTGGGCGCCACCATCGCCACCATCACCAGCATTCGGGAGAACGTCTCGGGCGTCTCGGAACGCGCTGTCTCCCTTGCGGAACAGGCAAAGGTCATCAATTCGGTGGTGCAGGCCATCACGGGTATTGCGGAACAGACAAACCTCCTCGCTCTCAACGCGGCCATCGAAGCCGCCAGGGCTGGTGACGCGGGGCGGGGCTTCGCCGTCGTCGCGGAGGAAGTACGCACCCTTGCGGAAGAGAGCAGGAAGGCGGCGGCACGGATTGGCGAAAACCTGTCCACGCTCATGAAAGGTGTTGCCGGAACGTCCGGGGATATTCAGGGCATGGCCCGGGAAATGGAGCGGGTCGGTGCGCAGATTTCCGGCGTGGTGCACTCCATCTCCGCCATTCTCCGCCGCATGGCCGGTGTGAACGAGGCCTCCCAGAGCGTTGCCGCCGGAGCGGAGGAACTGAGTGCCTCCTCCCAGGAAATGGCCTCGGGAGCGGAGTCGGTTTCCCAGTTCGCACTGGAGCTCGGTGCCGTCATCGGGAGCGTGGAGAAGAGCGTTCTCCGTCTCGGCGATTCGGTGGTCCTGCTCCGGAAACAGATCGCCGACGGCGCCGAGACGGGGCGTTCCGTCCTCGATGTTCTGTCGCATTTCTCCATCACCACCTGCGAGGAGTTTACAGAGATCTGCCGCATCGCCATCGACGGCCACGCGGCGTGGATGCAGCGCCTCGATGACTACATCCGGGGCGGGCTCTGGAACCTCGAGACCGATCCGACGCGCTGCCGCTTCGGCATCTTTCTCGCCGTGACGGACACGCCTCCCGCAGTGGCCGCGGAATGGGGAGAGATTCGCCGGCTTCACGACGAACTGCACCATCTGGGGCATGCCGTGCGGGACGCCGGACGGAGCGGAAAGACGGAACAGCTGGAGGAGCTGCACAGGAAGGCGCGTACCATCAGCGAGGCGCTGACGCGCAAGCTCGAAGACGTGATCCGCCGTTGCGGGGAAAGGAATGCCGGCGCTGCTCCCCTCGAGGCCCTGCCTTCGGGACGCTGA